From the genome of Vigna angularis cultivar LongXiaoDou No.4 chromosome 11, ASM1680809v1, whole genome shotgun sequence, one region includes:
- the LOC108334085 gene encoding membrane-bound O-acyltransferase gup1 isoform X1 codes for MRELLVSLRVEEIPIKELWEEKWSAIRPNSDVPPAAANVDGQLDYYKQLSGLRPGWLLANHLNDVSDAQWRNFRGNIPVLTLVFGIFTLLAYLMKALFDLRVRGMSIAWLLFSLAYLSYLHGACIAFILSIATGNFILVKIFAQKEYFPLIVWSYNILFLLCNRIYEGYSFSIFGQQWAFLDNYRGSFRWHICFNFVVLRMISFGFDYQWINQDSHFDHEKHYQRCHICKSGKSCYQVLQERSLPNDRFGYITYLCYLVYAPLYIAGPILSFNAFASQLDVPQNTISVRNVTLNGFRWILSIILMELMTHLFNYNAFANSDLWKHLSPMDVFIIGYGVLNFMWLKFLLIWRFFRFWSLINGIEVPENMPKCINNCHNLEGFWKNWHASFNKWLVRYIYIPLGGSKKKLLNVWVIFTFVAIWHDLEWKLLSWAWLTCIFFIPELVFKSAAKAFQAQSSFGVCIFRELSAVAGAITITCLMVANLVGFVVGPGGINWLLSSFLQKEGLPVLGGMLVTFYVGTKIMFHIDEAKQRLP; via the exons ATGAGAGAGCTTTTAGTGTCACTTCGGGTGGAGGAAATTCCGATAAAGGAGTTGTGGGAGGAGAAAT GGTCCGCTATTCGACCAAACTCAGACGTGCCACCAGCAGCTGCAAATGTTGATGGACAGTTAG ATTATTACAAACAGTTGTCAGGTTTACGCCCGGGTTGGCTCTTAGCTAACCACCTCAAT GATGTTTCAGATGCTCAGTGGAGGAATTTTCGAGGAAATATACCTGTTCTTACTCTTGTCTTTGGAATTTTCACTCTTCTTGCCTACTTGATGAAGGCTTTATTTGATTTAAGAGTTAGAGGAATGTCCATTGCGtggcttttattttctttggcCTACTTGTCATATCTTCATGGAGCATG CATTGCTTTTATCCTATCAATAGCTACTGGtaattttattcttgtaaaG ATATTTGCACAGAAGGAGTACTTTCCACTTATAGTTTGGAGTtacaacattttgtttcttctcTGTAATCGGATTTATGAAGGATATTCATTCTCTATATTTGG GCAACAATGGGCATTTTTGGACAATTACCGGGGCAGCTTTAGGTGGCACATATGCTTCAACTTTg TTGTTTTGCGCATGATAAGCTTTGGATTCGATTATCAATGGATAAATCAAGATTCTCATTTTGATCATGag AAGCATTATCAACGTTGTCATATTTGTAAATCCGGAAAATCTTGCTATCAAGTTTTACAG GAGAGAAGTCTGCCAAATGACAGGTTTGGATATATAACGTACCTTTGTTATTTGGTATATGCGCCACTTTACATCGCTGGTCCAATACTGAGCTTCAATGCTTTTGCCTCACAG CTAGACGTTCCTCAAAACACCATTTCGGTTAGAAATGTGACACTCAATGGTTTTCGCTGGATATTGAGTATTATCCTCATGGAATTAATGACTCATTTATTCAACTATAATGCCTTCGCTAATAG tGATTTGTGGAAGCACTTATCGCCTATGGACGTGTTCATCATTGGATATGGT GTATTAAACTTCATGTGGCTAAAATTTTTATTGATCTGGCGCTTTTTCCGATTTTGGTCACTG ATAAATGGAATTGAGGTTCCGGAGAACATGCCAAAATGCATTAATAATTGCCACAACTTGGAAGGCTTCTGGAAAAATTGGCACGCTTCCTTCAACAAGTGGCTTGTGAG GTATATTTACATTCCTCTTGGGGGATCTAAGAAAAAGCTACTAAATGTGTGGGTTATATTCACATTTGTTGCAATCTGGCATGATTTAGAGTG GAAGCTTCTTTCATGGGCATGGTTGACGTGTATATTCTTCATCCCTGAGTTAGTTTTTAAATCAGCAGCAAAAGCTTTTCAG GCTCAAAGTTCTTTTGGAGTATGCATATTTCGTGAACTCAGTGCTGTTGCTGGGGCAATCACAATTACTTGCCTCATG GTGGCTAATCTGGTTGGGTTTGTGGTTGGACCGGGAGGTATTAACTGGCTGCTTTCTTCTTTCCTTCAGAAGGAAG GTTTGCCTGTCCTTGGCGGCATGCTTGTGACATTTTACGTTGGAACAAAG ATTATGTTCCACATTGACGAGGCAAAGCAAAGATTGCCCTGA
- the LOC108334085 gene encoding membrane-bound O-acyltransferase gup1 isoform X2, whose amino-acid sequence MDTLANSSKSGNWKRKELWFLVMYAIVFYVIIINRSLQLSRDYYKQLSGLRPGWLLANHLNDVSDAQWRNFRGNIPVLTLVFGIFTLLAYLMKALFDLRVRGMSIAWLLFSLAYLSYLHGACIAFILSIATGNFILVKIFAQKEYFPLIVWSYNILFLLCNRIYEGYSFSIFGQQWAFLDNYRGSFRWHICFNFVVLRMISFGFDYQWINQDSHFDHEKHYQRCHICKSGKSCYQVLQERSLPNDRFGYITYLCYLVYAPLYIAGPILSFNAFASQLDVPQNTISVRNVTLNGFRWILSIILMELMTHLFNYNAFANSDLWKHLSPMDVFIIGYGVLNFMWLKFLLIWRFFRFWSLINGIEVPENMPKCINNCHNLEGFWKNWHASFNKWLVRYIYIPLGGSKKKLLNVWVIFTFVAIWHDLEWKLLSWAWLTCIFFIPELVFKSAAKAFQAQSSFGVCIFRELSAVAGAITITCLMVANLVGFVVGPGGINWLLSSFLQKEGLPVLGGMLVTFYVGTKIMFHIDEAKQRLP is encoded by the exons ATGGATACACTTGCTAATTCCAGTAAAAGTGGGAACTGGAAGCGGAAAGAATTGTGGTTTCTTGTGATGTATGCAATCGTTTTCTATGTTATCATCATCAACCGTTCACTTCAACTCTCTCGTG ATTATTACAAACAGTTGTCAGGTTTACGCCCGGGTTGGCTCTTAGCTAACCACCTCAAT GATGTTTCAGATGCTCAGTGGAGGAATTTTCGAGGAAATATACCTGTTCTTACTCTTGTCTTTGGAATTTTCACTCTTCTTGCCTACTTGATGAAGGCTTTATTTGATTTAAGAGTTAGAGGAATGTCCATTGCGtggcttttattttctttggcCTACTTGTCATATCTTCATGGAGCATG CATTGCTTTTATCCTATCAATAGCTACTGGtaattttattcttgtaaaG ATATTTGCACAGAAGGAGTACTTTCCACTTATAGTTTGGAGTtacaacattttgtttcttctcTGTAATCGGATTTATGAAGGATATTCATTCTCTATATTTGG GCAACAATGGGCATTTTTGGACAATTACCGGGGCAGCTTTAGGTGGCACATATGCTTCAACTTTg TTGTTTTGCGCATGATAAGCTTTGGATTCGATTATCAATGGATAAATCAAGATTCTCATTTTGATCATGag AAGCATTATCAACGTTGTCATATTTGTAAATCCGGAAAATCTTGCTATCAAGTTTTACAG GAGAGAAGTCTGCCAAATGACAGGTTTGGATATATAACGTACCTTTGTTATTTGGTATATGCGCCACTTTACATCGCTGGTCCAATACTGAGCTTCAATGCTTTTGCCTCACAG CTAGACGTTCCTCAAAACACCATTTCGGTTAGAAATGTGACACTCAATGGTTTTCGCTGGATATTGAGTATTATCCTCATGGAATTAATGACTCATTTATTCAACTATAATGCCTTCGCTAATAG tGATTTGTGGAAGCACTTATCGCCTATGGACGTGTTCATCATTGGATATGGT GTATTAAACTTCATGTGGCTAAAATTTTTATTGATCTGGCGCTTTTTCCGATTTTGGTCACTG ATAAATGGAATTGAGGTTCCGGAGAACATGCCAAAATGCATTAATAATTGCCACAACTTGGAAGGCTTCTGGAAAAATTGGCACGCTTCCTTCAACAAGTGGCTTGTGAG GTATATTTACATTCCTCTTGGGGGATCTAAGAAAAAGCTACTAAATGTGTGGGTTATATTCACATTTGTTGCAATCTGGCATGATTTAGAGTG GAAGCTTCTTTCATGGGCATGGTTGACGTGTATATTCTTCATCCCTGAGTTAGTTTTTAAATCAGCAGCAAAAGCTTTTCAG GCTCAAAGTTCTTTTGGAGTATGCATATTTCGTGAACTCAGTGCTGTTGCTGGGGCAATCACAATTACTTGCCTCATG GTGGCTAATCTGGTTGGGTTTGTGGTTGGACCGGGAGGTATTAACTGGCTGCTTTCTTCTTTCCTTCAGAAGGAAG GTTTGCCTGTCCTTGGCGGCATGCTTGTGACATTTTACGTTGGAACAAAG ATTATGTTCCACATTGACGAGGCAAAGCAAAGATTGCCCTGA
- the LOC108334085 gene encoding membrane-bound O-acyltransferase gup1 isoform X3, with amino-acid sequence MKALFDLRVRGMSIAWLLFSLAYLSYLHGACIAFILSIATGNFILVKIFAQKEYFPLIVWSYNILFLLCNRIYEGYSFSIFGQQWAFLDNYRGSFRWHICFNFVVLRMISFGFDYQWINQDSHFDHEKHYQRCHICKSGKSCYQVLQERSLPNDRFGYITYLCYLVYAPLYIAGPILSFNAFASQLDVPQNTISVRNVTLNGFRWILSIILMELMTHLFNYNAFANSDLWKHLSPMDVFIIGYGVLNFMWLKFLLIWRFFRFWSLINGIEVPENMPKCINNCHNLEGFWKNWHASFNKWLVRYIYIPLGGSKKKLLNVWVIFTFVAIWHDLEWKLLSWAWLTCIFFIPELVFKSAAKAFQAQSSFGVCIFRELSAVAGAITITCLMVANLVGFVVGPGGINWLLSSFLQKEGLPVLGGMLVTFYVGTKIMFHIDEAKQRLP; translated from the exons ATGAAGGCTTTATTTGATTTAAGAGTTAGAGGAATGTCCATTGCGtggcttttattttctttggcCTACTTGTCATATCTTCATGGAGCATG CATTGCTTTTATCCTATCAATAGCTACTGGtaattttattcttgtaaaG ATATTTGCACAGAAGGAGTACTTTCCACTTATAGTTTGGAGTtacaacattttgtttcttctcTGTAATCGGATTTATGAAGGATATTCATTCTCTATATTTGG GCAACAATGGGCATTTTTGGACAATTACCGGGGCAGCTTTAGGTGGCACATATGCTTCAACTTTg TTGTTTTGCGCATGATAAGCTTTGGATTCGATTATCAATGGATAAATCAAGATTCTCATTTTGATCATGag AAGCATTATCAACGTTGTCATATTTGTAAATCCGGAAAATCTTGCTATCAAGTTTTACAG GAGAGAAGTCTGCCAAATGACAGGTTTGGATATATAACGTACCTTTGTTATTTGGTATATGCGCCACTTTACATCGCTGGTCCAATACTGAGCTTCAATGCTTTTGCCTCACAG CTAGACGTTCCTCAAAACACCATTTCGGTTAGAAATGTGACACTCAATGGTTTTCGCTGGATATTGAGTATTATCCTCATGGAATTAATGACTCATTTATTCAACTATAATGCCTTCGCTAATAG tGATTTGTGGAAGCACTTATCGCCTATGGACGTGTTCATCATTGGATATGGT GTATTAAACTTCATGTGGCTAAAATTTTTATTGATCTGGCGCTTTTTCCGATTTTGGTCACTG ATAAATGGAATTGAGGTTCCGGAGAACATGCCAAAATGCATTAATAATTGCCACAACTTGGAAGGCTTCTGGAAAAATTGGCACGCTTCCTTCAACAAGTGGCTTGTGAG GTATATTTACATTCCTCTTGGGGGATCTAAGAAAAAGCTACTAAATGTGTGGGTTATATTCACATTTGTTGCAATCTGGCATGATTTAGAGTG GAAGCTTCTTTCATGGGCATGGTTGACGTGTATATTCTTCATCCCTGAGTTAGTTTTTAAATCAGCAGCAAAAGCTTTTCAG GCTCAAAGTTCTTTTGGAGTATGCATATTTCGTGAACTCAGTGCTGTTGCTGGGGCAATCACAATTACTTGCCTCATG GTGGCTAATCTGGTTGGGTTTGTGGTTGGACCGGGAGGTATTAACTGGCTGCTTTCTTCTTTCCTTCAGAAGGAAG GTTTGCCTGTCCTTGGCGGCATGCTTGTGACATTTTACGTTGGAACAAAG ATTATGTTCCACATTGACGAGGCAAAGCAAAGATTGCCCTGA
- the LOC108333389 gene encoding uncharacterized protein LOC108333389, protein MARDNVLTRVATGAAVGGAIGGAVGAVYGTYDAIRYKVPGFLKIRHIGQTTLGSAAVFSLFLAAGTLIRSH, encoded by the exons ATGGCTAGAGACAACGTCCTCACTCGCGTGGCGACCGGAGCTGCCGTGGGCGGTGCTATTGGCGGCGCAGTAG GTGCCGTTTATGGGACTTACGATGCAATTAGGTATAAG GTTCCTGGATTCCTCAAGATAAGGCATATTGGACAGACAACTCTAGGGAGTGCAGCTGTATTTAGCCTGTTCCTTGCAGCAGGAACCTTGATACGATCGCACTAG
- the LOC108332344 gene encoding protein BCCIP homolog yields MKSNTETLARPKRRRQRPKSWPITFSPFARSLARMHSLHAPKRRSQNPNPTRPVMKPQSSQSSHHHLDGVVREDFYKPEHSESSGEDSDGVVQADFSFFDPKPDDFHGVKTLLQNYLYNEEWDLSDFVELILEQTTVGTVVKIEDDEDEGIFALVTALNFYRYREHRCIVTLKDFLLHKAHQEKGVVDKLRLLLVEQERDVALLVSQRMVNLPPQLLPPLYDALFDEVLWATEDEPTEELRNSFKFKHYIILSKVYVLKKAAQNDSEERVIYLNLEDEILHKLSSLSFYFPLQSQQLAPHELRNYRSMGLIMAVEADKIPKFRQELASLINEK; encoded by the exons ATGAAATCGAACACCGAAACCCTTGCAAGGCCAAAACGCCGCCGTCAACGACCCAAATCATGGCCTATTACATTCTCCCCTTTCGCTCGCTCTCTCGCTCGCATGCATTCTCTACACGCGCCCAAGCGACGCTCTCAAAACCCTAACCCAACTCGCCCTGTTATGAAACCCCAATCGTCGCAGTCTTCTCACCATCATTTGGAT GGAGTTGTGAGAGAAGATTTTTACAAACCCGAACATTCCGAGTCTTCAGGCGAGGATTCTGAT GGAGTTGTCCAAGCCGATTTTTCATTTTTCGATCCCAAACCTGATGATTTTCATGGAGTGAAGACCTTGTTGCAAAACTATCTTTACAATGAAGAATGGGATTTGAGTGACTTTGTAGAGTTGATTTTGGAGCAGACCACCGTTGGGACTGTTGTTAAGATAGAGGATGATGAGGATGAAGGAATCTTTGCTCTTGTTACTGCCCTTAATTTCTATAGATACCGG GAGCATAGATGCATTGTGACACTCAAGGATTTTCTTCTCCATAAAGCTCACCAAGAGAAGGGTGTCGTTGACAAGTTGAGATTGCTTTTGGTGGAGCAAGAACGCGATGTAGCTCTCCTGGTATCTCAGCGCATGGTGAACCTTCCTCCCCAGCTTTTGCCACCACTTTATGATGCCCTTTTTGATGAAGTTTTGTGGGCCACAGAAGATGAG CCAACTGAGGAGCTCCGAAATTCCTTCAAGTTTAAGCATTACATAATACTTAGCAAAGTTTATGTG CTCAAGAAGGCAGCACAGAATGATAGTGAGGAGagagtaatttatttaaatcttgAGGATGAAATATTGCATAAG TTAAGTTCGTTGTCCTTCTACTTTCCATTGCAAAGTCAGCAGCTTGCACCTCATGAG CTTAGGAATTACAGGTCAATGGGATTAATCATGGCTGTTGAAGCAGACAAAATCCCAAAATTTCGTCAAGAATTAGCTTCtctaataaatgaaaaatga
- the LOC108332425 gene encoding protein SENSITIVITY TO RED LIGHT REDUCED 1, which translates to MAASEKTLTINNCTTSEGWTVVLPRRSRQRRKATKSRVLEEKQEPWTPSDSLTDPSKEATLVQKMERCINKIDKSEFYHTFRDQIQTSVADYFNRVLGSEIKMQMVIYGIGSIELYEPPRLQLSLAILLRRDFSWIGNVEVFDPILSATESQVLETLGCSVMSINEHGRREALKPTMFFMPHCEAELYNNLLQANWKLNLLKNMVLFGNSFETYEQHVSLCKNSPILSSVGHILAARGFTNEFRIQTVSDDYYNAFHDSSWHIFSPILESELQFINS; encoded by the coding sequence ATGGCAGCTTCAGAGAAAACTCTAACAATTAACAACTGCACAACAAGTGAAGGTTGGACAGTCGTTTTACCCCGTCGCAGCAGACAAAGAAGAAAAGCTACAAAATCTAGAGTTTTGGAGGAAAAACAAGAACCATGGACTCCATCAGATTCTCTGACTGATCCAAGCAAAGAAGCAACGTTGGTGCAGAAAATGGAAAGATGTATAAACAAGATTGATAAATCTGAATTCTATCATACTTTCAGGGATCAAATTCAAACATCAGTTGCTGATTACTTCAATAGGGTTTTGGGCTCAGAGATAAAGATGCAAATGGTCATTTATGGTATAGGAAGCATTGAATTGTATGAGCCCCCTCGATTGCAGCTTAGCCTTGCAATATTGTTGAGAAGAGATTTCAGTTGGATTGGAAACGTAGAGGTATTTGATCCTATTCTTTCTGCAACCGAGTCTCAGGTTTTGGAAACTCTTGGTTGTTCTGTCATGTCCATAAACGAGCATGGGAGGCGGGAGGCACTAAAGCCAACAATGTTCTTCATGCCTCACTGTGAGGCAGAGTTATATAACAACCTGTTGCAAGCAAATTGGAAATTGAACCTCTTGAAAAACATGGTATTATTTGGGAACAGCTTTGAAACATATGAGCAGCATGTGTCATTGTGTAAGAACTCACCTATTCTTAGTTCAGTGGGGCATATTTTGGCTGCACGTGGATTTACAAATGAATTTAGAATCCAAACAGTTTCAGATGATTATTATAATGCATTCCATGATTCTAGTTGGCATATTTTCAGCCCTATCCTTGAGTCAGAGTTGCAATTTATCAATTCTTAA